In the Juglans microcarpa x Juglans regia isolate MS1-56 chromosome 6D, Jm3101_v1.0, whole genome shotgun sequence genome, one interval contains:
- the LOC121268798 gene encoding pirin-like protein — protein sequence MTTSTESCRVLKEPRLVERKFLARPQHEGAGAIVRRSIGRFELKYFDPFLLLDEFSVTAPAGFPDHPHRGFETVTYMLQGSVTHEDFDGHKGTIGVGDLQWMTAGRGIVHSEMPAPQGTQKGLQLWINLSSKHKMIEPRYQEIQSKNVSEAVKDGIKVRVIAGEALGTKSPIYTRTPTMYLDFTLKPGAHLQQPIPISWNAFVYILEGEGIFDSLKSSPVSAHHLLLLGDGDGLEAWNKSSKPLRFILVGGEPLGEPVLQFGPFVMNNQEEIDQTIEDFENCINGFEKARHWSSERSLSLDI from the exons ATGACCACCAGTACTGAAAGTTGTAGAGTTCTCAAAGAACCACGTCTTGTGGAGAGGAAGTTTTTGGCCAGACCACAACATGAAGGAGCTGGCGCTATCGTTAGAAGGAGCATAGGAAG gTTTGAGTTGAAATACTTTgatccttttcttcttctggaTGAATTCTCTG TTACTGCTCCTGCTGGATTTCCTGATCATCCCCATAGAG GATTTGAGACTGTGACCTATATGCTGCAG GGATCTGTCACACATGAAGATTTTGATGGACATAAGGGTACCATAGGAGTCGGTGACTTACAATGGATGACTGCAGGAAGAGGGATTGTTCACTCAGAAATGCCTGCTCCCCAGGGAACTCAAAAGGGGTTACAGTTGTGGATCAACCTCTCCTCCAAGCATAAAAT GATTGAACCAAGGTATCAAGAAATACAGAGCAAAAACGtttcagaagctgtcaaagaTGGAATCAAAGTTAGAGTCATAGCTGGAGAGGCCTTGGGAACTAAGTCACCAATCTACACAAGGACCCCAACAATGTACTTGGACTTCACTCTCAAACCAGGAGCTCATCTTCAACAACCAATACCAATATCATGGAATGCATTTGTATATATCTTAGAAGGCGAAGGCATCTTTGACAGTCTAAAATCTTCGCCTGTCTCGGCCCACCACCTTCTGCTTCTGGGCGATGGGGATGGCTTGGAGGCATGGAACAAGTCCTCCAAACCCCTCAGGTTCATCTTAGTTGGGGGTGAACCGTTGGGTGAGCCTGTGTTGCAGTTTGGACCCTTTGTAATGAATAACCAAGAAGAGATTGACCAAACCATTGAGGACTTTGAGAACTGCATCAATGGATTTGAGAAAGCAAGGCATTGGAGTTCAGAAAGATCCCTTAGTCTTGATATATAA